Proteins encoded together in one Apis cerana isolate GH-2021 linkage group LG4, AcerK_1.0, whole genome shotgun sequence window:
- the LOC108000061 gene encoding LOW QUALITY PROTEIN: acyl-CoA Delta-9 desaturase-like (The sequence of the model RefSeq protein was modified relative to this genomic sequence to represent the inferred CDS: inserted 1 base in 1 codon), translating into MEISQETVQEKFHKKEMTRNQNSLNVKSNYKYNIVWKNIIGMIYLHLGGLYGWLFCLDIYERIYTILWFTVLGIITSMGIIAGAHRLWCHRTYKAKWPLRFLLMLLQTLVYQNHIYEWVRDXHHKFTDTDADPHNARRGFFFSHVGWLLVRKHPDVIKKGATINISDLENNPIVVFQRKWILCFMLLLFICILIPVGVPCYFWNEKFIISWYMNLGRYVWTLNMTWLVNSADHIWGMKPYDVNIRPIENLIVSIFTFGEGWHNYHHVFPWDYKTSEFGYKTNFTTAFIDFCALLGQAYDLKTVPEEMITKQIAKNGNGSSCNKNKIIYHEDTKWGDKDMKPHEIEKTKIFNKKD; encoded by the exons ATGGAGATATCTCAAGAAAcagttcaagaaaaatttcataaaaaagaaatgacaaGGAATCAGAATAGTTTAAACgtaaaatcaaattacaaatacaatattgtctggaaaaatataattggcaTGATATATTTGCACCTGGGAGGTCTCTATGGATGGTTATTTTGTCTTGAcatttatgaaagaatatatacaattttatggt TTACTGTTCTGGGAATAATTACTTCGATGGGTATCATAGCTGGAGCCCACAGATTGTGGTGTCATAGAACTTACAAAGCAAAGTGGCCCCTTCGATTCCTATTGATGCTTCTTCAAACACTTGTTTATCag AATCATATTTACGAATGGGTACGAG CACATCACAAATTTACAGATACTGACGCGGATCCACATAACGCGCGTCgaggattctttttttctcatgtAGGTTGGCTGCTTGTTCGAAAACATCctgatgtaattaaaaaaggtGCCACAATTAACATAAGCGATCTGGAAAATAATCCCATTGTCGTTTTTCAAAGaaagtg gatattatgttttatgttaCTTCTATTCATATGCATTCTGATTCCGGTGGGAGTACCTTGTTATttttggaatgaaaaattcataatttcctGGTACATGAATCTAGGGAGATATGTTTGGACTTTGAACATGACATGGTTGGTAAATTCTGCTGATCATATATGGGGCATGAAACCATATGACgt gAATATTCGaccaatcgaaaatttaattgtgtCCATATTTACTTTCGGAGAAGGATGGCACAATTATCATCATGTATTTCCATGGGATTATAAAACCAGTGAATTTGGCTATAAAACCAATTTTACCACCGCATTCATTGATTTCTGTGCTTTATTGGGACAAgcatatgatttaaaaactgTTCCCGAAGAAATGATTACAAAACAAATAGCCAAAAATGGAAATGGATCGAG ctgcaacaaaaacaaaatcatttaTCATGAAGATACAAAATGGGGCGATAAAGATATGAAACCTCATGAAATcgaaaaaacaaagatttttaataaaaaagattaa
- the LOC108000067 gene encoding acyl-CoA Delta-9 desaturase-like, translated as MAPNLSTSLYTKISQKNVHQEKKNNEKIDQNLSNSKKYEWKIVWKNVILFIYFHIGALYGFYLWCNGTKKYTILWFFIMTFASSMGITAGVHRLWSHRAYKAKWPLRFLLMLFQTLAYQNHIYEWVRDHRVHHKFTDTDADPHNARRGFFFSHIGWLLIRKHPDVIKKGATVDMSDLEKDPIVVFQRRLFYVLMPLLCFVIPVGVPCYFWNEQFINSWYNNLARYVFCLNMTWLVNSAAHMWGMRPYDVNIGPTENLIVSMLVCGEGWHNYHHVFPWDYKAAELGGYKTNLTTAFIDFCALLGQAYDLKTVPEKMIAKRIARTGSGSSCNKNKIIHHHEDTRWGWGDKDMKPHEIEEIIIFNKKD; from the exons ATGGCACCAAACTTATCGACATCATTATATACGAAGATATCtcaaaaaaatgttcatcaagaaaaaaaaaataacgagaaaatagaccaaaatttatcgaattccaaaaaatatgaatggaAAATCGTTTGGAAAAATGTgattctatttatctattttcataTTGGAGCTCTATATGGATTCTATCTTTGGTGTAATggaactaaaaaatatacaattttgtgGT tttttattATGACATTTGCTAGTTCGATGGGTATCACAGCTGGAGTTCACAGATTATGGTCTCATAGAGCTTACAAAGCAAAATGGCCCCTTCGATTCCTATTGATGCTTTTTCAAACACTTGCTTATcag AATCATATTTATGAATGGGTAAGGGATCACAGAGTACATCACAAATTCACAGATACTGACGCAGATCCGCATAACGCGCGtcgaggattttttttttcccatatAGGTTGGTTGCTAATCCGAAAGCATCctgatgttattaaaaaaggtGCTACTGTTGACATGAGCGATTTGGAAAAGGATCCTATTGTCGTTTTTCAAAGAAg ATTGTTTTATGTGCTAATGCCACTCTTATGTTTCGTGATTCCGGTGGGAGTACCCTGTTATTTCTGGAATGAACAATTCATAAATTCCTGGTACAATAATCTAGCAAGATATGTTTTTTGCTTGAACATGACATGGTTGGTAAACTCTGCTGCTCATATGTGGGGCATGAGACCATATGATGT gAATATTGGTCCAACCGAAAATCTAATTGTGTCTATGCTTGTATGCGGTGAGGGATGGCACAATTATCATCATGTATTTCCCTGGGATTATAAAGCCGCTGAACTTGGTGGCTATAAAACCAATCTTACCACCGCGTTCATCGATTTTTGTGCTTTATTGGGACAAgcatatgatttaaaaactgTTCCAGAAAAAATGATTGCAAAACGAATAGCCAGAACTGGAAGTGGATCTAG ttgcaataaaaacaaaatcattCATCATCATGAAGATACAAGGTGGGGCTGGGGCGATAAAGATATGAAACCTcatgaaattgaagaaataataatttttaataaaaaagattaa